In the genome of Diaphorobacter sp. HDW4A, the window ACCACAGAGCAGCAGCTCATCAGCAGCTTCCCGGGCTACAACTTCGACATGTTCACCACGCCCGACGTGCAGTACGAGATCGACGTGACGCAGCCCGTGGGCGGTCGCATCAAGAACCTCACGTATCTGGGCAAGCCCATCGACGCGGCTAAGGAGTTCGTGATCGCGACCAATAACTACCGCGCGACGAGTGGCAAGAGCTTCATTCCCAAGCTCGACGGATCGTCAACCATCTGGGCATCGCCCGATGCGAACCGCGATGTGGTGATCGACTATGTGAAGAAGAATGCCAAGGTGACGCGCGCCAGCAATGGCAGTGCGAAGAGCTGGAAGTTCGCACAGGTGAAGACTGCTGGTGACGTGGTGTTCAGCTCGGGCGCTGGCGCAATTGCGGTGGCGCAGGCAGCGGGGCTCGCTAACGTGTCGCTGCTGACTGCCGATGATGGCTCGGGCAAGGGCGCGTCCAAGTACAAGGTTGATCTGTCGAAATGATCTGACGCGAAGCAGCGTTTGACTTCAGGCCCGGCAAGGCATCGCGCTTTGTCGGGCCTGATCGTTTTCAGGAGCGCGATGCTTCCTCGGGCTTGGGCAGTCGCTTGTGGGCGATGGCCTCGACATGTCGGGGCGGATGGGTCTTGCCGGGTGTGAACAGCTCGCCCGCGGTGTTGTAGCGGAAGGTCTGCACGCTGCCGTTGGCGTGGGTCAGCTCGACGATGCGGTCCATGCTGTCGTAGGCAAATCGCAGGGTGCCGCCTTTCTTGCCGCTGATCGCGATGAGGCGACCGGCGGCGTCGTAGCGGTACTCGATGCGCTGGCCTGCGGTCTGTTGCAGCAGCACGCGGCCATGGGTGTCGCGTTCGATGAGCAGGTGGTTGTCGGCGGCGTCGCGCAGGTGGATCAGGTCACCGGCCGGGTTGTACTGCCAGACGGTCGGCGGGTTGGCGCCGATGGTGCGCTCCACGCATCGTCCGTGGTTGTCGCGCAGGGTGCGGATGCGGGGCGCTCCGTCACTTTGCTGCTGAATGAGCTGACCCCAGCGGTCATGTTCGAGGTACAGGGTCTGGCCGTCTATGTTGGTGATGCTCGCAAGCAGACTTTCCGGCGTCCATTGCAATTGCAGCTTGTCGCCGCGTGCGTCTTCTATGAGGCTGGGCAGGTGGGTCTCATCATGCGCGTAGCGCAGACGCGTGGTGCGCGTGGCTGCGCCGGTGGAGGCGACGAGGCGGCCGATCAAATCGTATTGGTAGCGGAACTCGGTGCCGCATGCGAGCGTGACGCGCACCAGCTGGCTTTGTGCGTTGTAGACCATCTGCCGTTCCTTGCCGCCGTGCTCGCGCACGCACAGCAGCTGGCCGGTGAGTTCGTCGCGCTCGAAGTATGTGGTGCGGCCTAGTGCGTCAGTGCTCGTGATCAAATGTCCCTGCTCGTCGAATTTGCGGCCCACGCTGCTGCCGTCGGCGCGTTTGAGGCGCACCGCGCGGTGTGCTTCTCCCGATTTCGCGAATTGCAATACTCGCTGGCGATTCAGGCTGTCGGTGATGGTGGTGGTGTTCGATTCCCCATACTGGAAGCGGAGCTTGTGCCCGCCGGAGGTGCGTTGCTCGACAACCTGGCCGTCATCGCTGTAGTCGAACGCGACATCCGAGCGACCGGCGCGTGCATGCATCACGATACGGCCGGGCTGCAGTGTGTGGTATTCGAAGTGGTGCTGCAGCGTTTCGCTGCGTCCATAGACAGCCGCGAGCTCGCCTCGCATGGTGTATTCGTAGCGCACGATGGGGGGCTGGTGCGGTTTGATTGGATGCGCTTCCTGCACATGCGCGTCTCGGATGATGTGCACGCCCAACATACGCCAGCCAAGTTCTGCACCAAAGCCATCGGCCGACTTGCGCACGAGTTGGGGGAAGTATTTCAATTCGAGGCGAAACTGCCTGCCCGAGCTGTCTTCCGCCACCGTCGCGAGGCCTGTGTGCGGATCGTGGCCGAACTGCAGCATGCGGCCAAAGCGGTCGCGAATCACCCGCAGCGGCAGTCGCTGGCCGGGCACGAGCGCCTGATCACGATGCGGCCCGAAGATCCACCAAGGGCCAAGTGCGTGGTGGGCCACGAAGAAGAAGGATGAACGGCGGCGGTCGCCCGGATGCAGGCTGCGCCAGAGCAGGCGCAGCGCGGCAGCGGGATGGCGTGAGCGTGTTTCGAGCTGCTCGCTGCCGCCGCGTACCAACCAGAGCCGGTGTTCGGCGCTGTAGGTCATTTCGCCGGGAGCGAGTGCGGGCAGCGTCAGGTGGCTGGCCGGGCCGTTGTGCAGCACTAGTCCATCGTCGCATAGGCACAGCGAGGCCTCGTGCGGTAGCCACCAGCCGGGGCCAAGCAGCCCGACGGGCGTAGGGGTCTTGTTGTCGCTGTGCTGGCTGGAGTAGCTGCGCGAGATCACCAGTGGCAGCGGATCGGGCAGACACAGATCAAGCTGATCGCGCAGGATCTTCGTGCCCGATTGCAGGTCGATCTCTGCCGCTTCCGGTAGAGCAAACGGGTCTTGTACCTCACTGTGAAAGCGCTGCGAATGCTGAACCTGCAGCAGCAGTTGCTCCATCGGATCGCACCAGAGACTGCGTGCGACGATTGCCGTGTTGTTCGCCATGAAACTTCCCCCTCGATGTTTTTGTCGCATCAAACGCGAGCGCCGATGGTCGCGCGAGCGAGCGAAAAACAGGGAGGGATTGGCTCAATGACTCATGAATGCTCACTCACTGTGACACGATCTCAATCTCGGTTACGAGGTAGAAAGAGGCCGGGTTGACGAACTGTGCGGACTCCGTTGTTCACGGAACTACTGATGTCGGCAATGTCTGAAACTGGCGCGATCCAGGCGAGAGAGGGGGAAGGCGCGAAGCGACTCAGGGGGCGTCCTTATCGGCGCTGCGACGGCTGGAGCAGCACGACAAGTGCACCTGCTCCACCTTCTGCGGGCCTCGCCTGAACAAAGGCCAGCACTTCCTTTTTTTGTACCAGCCAGCTTTGCACGCGGCCCTTGAGCACCGGCATTTTTCCGGGCGAACCGAGGCCTTTCCCATGTACCACGCGCACGCAGCGGATACCGGTGCGAAACGACAGCCGGATGAATTCGCCGAGCGCCTCGCGGGCCTCGTCGGTGCGCAGGCCGTGCAGATCAAGCTGGCGCTGAATGCTCCAGTGCCCGGCGCGCAGCTTGTTTGTCACATCAGGGCCGATGCCAGGGCGGCGAAAACTCAGCTGATCGTCGGTGTCCAGCAGCGTGCTCACGTCGAAGGCGTCGCTGAGCGATTCGCGCAGCACGCGTTCCTCATCGAGTTCGCGCTGCACGGGCAGGGGCTCGGGCGGCTCAGGGGTGTACCACAATCGGTCGCTTTGTCCGCGCAGGGCCTTGACGTTTCCAATGGCTTCGCGAAACAAGTTCTGCTCGCGTTGCGCCTTGCGATGCGCCTCGGCCAGCGCGTGCTTGCGAGCCGCCTCTCGCTCGGCAGCCTCTGCAATGGCTTTGCGCAGGGATTTGAGGTCGGCGAGAGAGCGGATTTTGATGTCTGACATGGCGCGGAGAAGAACAATAGCGTTTTTACCGCATTGAAGGAGCCTCCTCGACCGCCGGGGTGAAAAATCGCACCCGATCGATTGCATTGATGGGCGCGGAGTCTGTCGCAGATCCGCTGGCCCCGCGCCGGCGCTACATGTGACCAGTTTCCGCCATGGAGAGCGCAGCGCCAGGGGCGATGATGAAATGATCCAGAACGCGCACATCCACCAGCGCCAGCGCTGATCTGAGCAATTGCGTGAGCTGGATATCCGACGGACTTGGATGGGTGCTGCCGCTTGGATGGTTGTGGGAGAGGACGACAGCGGCACAGTGGTGGTGCAGGGCG includes:
- a CDS encoding Smr/MutS family protein, with the translated sequence MSDIKIRSLADLKSLRKAIAEAAEREAARKHALAEAHRKAQREQNLFREAIGNVKALRGQSDRLWYTPEPPEPLPVQRELDEERVLRESLSDAFDVSTLLDTDDQLSFRRPGIGPDVTNKLRAGHWSIQRQLDLHGLRTDEAREALGEFIRLSFRTGIRCVRVVHGKGLGSPGKMPVLKGRVQSWLVQKKEVLAFVQARPAEGGAGALVVLLQPSQRR
- a CDS encoding DUF6531 domain-containing protein, translated to MANNTAIVARSLWCDPMEQLLLQVQHSQRFHSEVQDPFALPEAAEIDLQSGTKILRDQLDLCLPDPLPLVISRSYSSQHSDNKTPTPVGLLGPGWWLPHEASLCLCDDGLVLHNGPASHLTLPALAPGEMTYSAEHRLWLVRGGSEQLETRSRHPAAALRLLWRSLHPGDRRRSSFFFVAHHALGPWWIFGPHRDQALVPGQRLPLRVIRDRFGRMLQFGHDPHTGLATVAEDSSGRQFRLELKYFPQLVRKSADGFGAELGWRMLGVHIIRDAHVQEAHPIKPHQPPIVRYEYTMRGELAAVYGRSETLQHHFEYHTLQPGRIVMHARAGRSDVAFDYSDDGQVVEQRTSGGHKLRFQYGESNTTTITDSLNRQRVLQFAKSGEAHRAVRLKRADGSSVGRKFDEQGHLITSTDALGRTTYFERDELTGQLLCVREHGGKERQMVYNAQSQLVRVTLACGTEFRYQYDLIGRLVASTGAATRTTRLRYAHDETHLPSLIEDARGDKLQLQWTPESLLASITNIDGQTLYLEHDRWGQLIQQQSDGAPRIRTLRDNHGRCVERTIGANPPTVWQYNPAGDLIHLRDAADNHLLIERDTHGRVLLQQTAGQRIEYRYDAAGRLIAISGKKGGTLRFAYDSMDRIVELTHANGSVQTFRYNTAGELFTPGKTHPPRHVEAIAHKRLPKPEEASRS